The following is a genomic window from Daphnia magna isolate NIES linkage group LG4, ASM2063170v1.1, whole genome shotgun sequence.
AAGGGCATATGTCCACATCTAATGGTAAACATAAGTCAGTGTTGCTGTTCAAATTGCACTAGATTTAATAGCAACTAACCATGTGGTTGCCAACTCATAATCCAGTCAAACTGCAAACACACTTGATTCTTCAAACACCAAAAGACTCTTTTGTAATACTTGCAATCTGGAATAAACTTCTCATCCCGAACATCAATAGTCACAcctattaaaattaattatcGTGGGATTTTAAGATTGTGTAACAGAAAAATGTTTCTTACGATATGTTGCAGTTTGCTTTCTGGAAGAAGTTATTTCTGTGTGTCCACTTAATCCCAATTCTTGATAAACATCTTTCCCGACAGAAAGGTGAAGCTTACCTGATTCAAAAATAATGCTTTGGTCAACATCTGACCATGTCCCAAGTGTTCGAGCATCAagacttcctttttttataaatGCTGAAAGAAAATCAGGCTCCAACAATTTGTGAACGGGGAATTTTTCAACTCTGTAAAATAttgaatctaaaaaaaagTCTTGGATTTCTGCGATTTCCGGTATTTCACCGGGCAAAACTGCAGTTATCTAAACGTGTATGGAACAATTTCTATTATATATACATTTATGTGCACTAAAAGAACTATTAATATCATACTCCATGAAAGTGATTTCCAAATTCTTCAGAAGGCACCTTGTTCAATATTTGATCTcttttcacagtgtattcctgGTTCAGAAATCTTGGCGGATCAAAATTTACTACCTCCGGGCTGATCATAGcgggaaaaatttaaagatttttgaTTTACTTGATTGAACTAAAAGTAGCTTTTTGTTTCGGTAGTTTAATCGTCTGcttgtttacatttttgtCGGCCTTGACGCCATCTTGTGGCTAACTCTAAAACTAATGAAAATCCTGCTCTCGTAGATGGCTTCAATGAATTGTCATTTATGCTCGCAGAAAAACGTTAATATCACAGTAGTCAGTGTTTCCACTAACAACTAAGAAGCCCGAGGATCGTTGCCTTGGCTGAAAATTCAGTTTCAGGATCATAGTGAGCTGAGGCAAGTGGAAAAAACAACTAGGAAAACAGTGAAGGTCACGCCATTGAAGCAAAGTGCAGGAAAACCAAATCTCGCTTTTAATAACGAGTTTTAAGAATACGATTCTTGCCAATTTTATGTATACATTTTTGCTACTATttactatttattttttcaatatcaTACTAGGATTAATCAGCTTGTTTGCAAACGAATCATTGTGCATTGTCTAAAATCAATGAGCAAAAATGGGTTTCTGTTTATCCTGACATCTATAAACCGCCCAAAATGGCCGATGCCCTCTTGTTCTGATTTCTGAAGCTATTTTGTCTTTTCACGGATTCAATCAATGAAGCTTATATTAGAAAGTAAAGCATTAATATGTTATGACTTTGAAGTATCCATCAATTGTTTTCCCCGAAATCCAGATCTTACTGACGAGCTGATAATCGATCTCGAAGAAAACGTGGTAGTTGTAAGACGCCATCATGGCTACACAGACAGACGAAGTTCAATCGATTTTCGATAAGGTTGGAAGTTCATCAAAAGTGGAAGATacagtttctttttcctctcgACGAGGTAGCCGGTCAGCTCGTGCGTTGAAATTTTATGTAGGAAATTCACGTTCAAAATGCACAAAAGAGAGGCTACAGAAATTTAGAAAAGAAACCAGTTGCTAATGACAAAGAAACTACTGTACTTGATGGAAAAGTTGACATCTTTCCAGAAAATCAGCAAAAGGATACTGACGTACAGGCTGATAGTAATAAAGGCAGGGGAGTTGATGCTTTTATTCCTGTAGAGAATGAGGAAGCAAAACTGTCACCTAAAGCTAACCAGGCACCATCAAGACGTCCATTAAGAAAACAATCTCTACCAGAAGTAGATGAACGAttgaaagaggaaaaacaTTCCACCCACCAAAATTTAAACcatgtaaaagaaaatatttcaacTATTGATGCAAAGGCTGCAGAAGCAGGATTGTCTGAGCAAATGAATCAAGAACCAGAAAAGTTGTTAAATGATATCTTATCCCATCCTAGTAAACAAAAGCGAAGAATTGCTAAATATACCCCAACGAAAAACACCAAAATATCCGAAGTACGACCCAGGCGATCCAAACAGCAGCCGCGATTGGATAACAACCCTGTTAATCGTGTGGAAAACTCGCCAGATGATTCAAAGAATTTTGTAGATGTCAAAGAAATTATGAAAGACATGTCAAAGTTGTTGCCTCATATCGTTCTGCAACGAGTTCCCTTCCCCCGTGTTGCTGCTCCATCGCAACTCCAGCTTGCCGAACAACAGGAATCTTCCGCAAATCACGATAAAGAAGAACAATCTAGATCCGAAACCGCATCATCATCATTAGAAGAAGGCGGTAGTCGTTCGGCCGAGTTAGGCTCTCTTCATCCGATCGAGGAGAACTGTTTGATATTAGACGTGTTCTTATCTGGggataaaaaagaagacgatGCAAAATTAAAGAGTACTGTAATAGTTCAGTCCGCAACCGATCCAGAAGTCGTACCTGAAGAGTCTATATCCAAAGAGAAAAGCTGCATATctgaaaatattgaaaattcTGTAGCTGCAGATGGTCCCGCTGTTATTTTAGATGTCAACCTCGATATTTGCGTCGAAGGTGGAGGTCATGTTGGGCTTAACGACGTCAAAATTACCGGCCAAAAGAGATCTGTATCTAGccaagaagtaaaaaaatcgCCTGAAGTTAAACCATTGAGAGGTCGTCTTGGTCGTACACCTAAAGCAATGGCTGTTGAACCGGTAAAAACTCGTGGAAGAATTGTAAATTCAAGAAGGAAACTTGCTGAACCTTCGTTGGACCCGTTTCCATCACGGAATAGCACAGACGTAACCGAGAAACCTGAGGCTATCCAAAGTCTTGGTGTCACAGCCAAAGAGAAAGTTGTACACGAAAATGTCCAGGTCATctccgaaaaaaaaggatctcTTGCcgaagagcaaaaatttgcaATTAATTCTGTTGTTGGATTGCCTGATAATATGGAGATAGTCAAAGAAAATGATGCTGATGCTGTTAGTAGCATTACCAGCcaagaagaaatcaaaattGTAGATCTGGAAGAAGCTGCTTCAAATGAAGAAGTTAATTTGCTTACAGGAGTGAAACCATCTAAAATTCTCCGTGGACGTAGAGGCCGGGAACCCACTAcgggaaaaattaaagatgCGTCCGGACAATCTTCCGATGCTGAAACGACCAATTCCAGTGTGGTTGCCCATCAAACAAGTATGGAGAAATCTCTAACGTCAACAGGTAAGGAAAAGTAAACACAAATTCATTTGACATTTACCTTGATGTATGCCCTATCTAGCAAACACTTCACTGTGCACCGAGAAGGCGACGTCATCCTCTGAGATTCGAATGACTTTAAATTCGTTCGTACAAATGACACGTGTTCCCGAGGTTGAAGCTCTAGCTGCTGCAATGAAGCTGAATGGAAGCAAAACAAGCGTGAAACGTCCCAGGCGCTATATGACTGATCCTTCGCCTGAAGTTGAATTATCGGCAGAATCCGCTGCCATTGGTCTCAAACGtgttcgaaagaaaaagaaatttttttaaaaaggtatTCCCAGCCAACCCGTAcgtgtttcgtttttgttttggacaCACGATTCCTTAATTTTGTTCATGTGtcaatttattttcattccatttgtTTCTGCAATCTCCGCTTTTATTTGCTACGTTTCTCGTTCTTTCGCTATACTCTATGGTCTACCACTTTTAAGGCAAGTGACTTGAGGTTAAGCGAAAcggtacgtttttttttttaacaaggaAACCGTTCAGCAATATCGTCAcgcgaaaaagaaatttcatgTCAACACAGAATAAAggtcttcattttcttttatgttttcttctctccctgttttaaaggaaaattccGTCTCGGAAAGATCCACGGCCagtttagtttttaaattatttcacttttttacaaaatgattttttaaagcaactgagaaaaaaagaacaggaaAATTTGATTGTAATTAAATGAAATCCGATTAAACAGAGAAAAATTAATTGCGTTCGAGAGAGGTGCAATTTGGCATCGTTGTTGGTGATTCTTACCCGAAAAGGTGAAACAAATAAACGTTCTTTGCACTCGATCTAAAGTTGTCGCAGAAACAAGGGCATGTCTTTGACGACTAGAatttcataaaatattttgtattcATTGTTTTTACAAGTTACTGATGAAGTTATAGACATGAAATGAAACATTTGTAGTCGTTACCTTGTGGTTACAGGCATTGAACTCGTGTTGTTTTGGTGCTGCTTTACTTTGTGTCCTTACGTCATTACCTTGAATCTGTGTGTATCTGTCGTCATCCAGGCCGCTGCCCTATCGATTGTGTTAAATCAAGTGAAATTCGACATTTTGAACAACTGTAGCTTTTGTTTCGTCAATGCGTTGTAAACTAATCGCGAAGTGAACAGACAGCCAACAACTGCCGCGCTTTTTGTGGTGAGTTACATTAATAATTTCACTTTTGTTCATAACAGGAGGCTacccttttttattattgattaTATGAGATCATCTGACAATAAGTTGGTGACGATTACATTCgacatttttctgtttttaggTCAATGTTTCATTCCGTAACGTTTACGAGTCGAGTACTAGATAACTGACGAGATCGACGTCCACTTCCAGAAAGCCCATTCCCGCGTCAGGTGAGTTATACTAGATTTTCATTGTTCGTATTGTTTATTCGTCCTTATCACAAAATACCCCTCGATCCGCCAtccattttttatgttttgccATTCGAGAAtgagtaaatttttttgttttttatcatCTCGGACGTGTTTGCTTTTTAGTTTCTTTGCTACCCtgcctttttattattatcagtTCTCCAGCAACTATGAACTAAAGCCCTCCCTCAAAAAagaagtttgttttttaaaacttgtttattCGAGAAAAATGGCTTACTGATTTTCATCCTTTGCTTTCTGTACTTTTCGTTTGAGCATCGGCTGCCTGAGGCTAAGATAGAATTTTCAAATAATCGCATCAGTTGCGTTCGTCTTAGCTAGAAGAAGAATGTCTTTACTCATCCAGATAGTTTAGTTGCTGACTTTGTTTGATTGAACTGACATTTTGCCTGCATTTACTTTCTGTGGGGACCGATTGCTTTCGTTTGTTACTTTAACATTGCCCGTCTTAGTCACTAGGCAAGTTGACCAACGCCCACTGCcacgtttgtttgtttttctctaaCAGATTAGTAGATATTTCAAAACAAGGAAGGCAGGGGAATGGGTGTTCTCTATGATAGAAACTTCGTTACCAAGGGGATAGGAAGTGGAGTTACATGAGAGTCTTGATtattaccttttttaaaaaaaataagcattGCAATTGTTTTCGTAAGGGATGGTTTGCAACAATTTTCATCTGCTACTATTGTTTCTCACAATCTTGgccgcttttgttttttatgacCGTGCCTTATGTGAAACATTGGCCACCTACGGGTAAGGCATGTTGAATTGTTCGTATACGTTATAATGGGTACAATATAATGAGTATAATATTATCAATATATTATTACAATATATATTATAATGAGTTTCTCCACTTCATTGACAGCATTTCAATTGACTCAAACTGAATCAATTGTGATCGTCTTCTATGGCCTTTTCCCATCCATCGGTCGCCATCCCAAGGTCAGGACCTGCCCCCTTCCCACAACGAAAACTGAAACCCTCCCCCCTCCTAGAGGGAGCCACAAATTTGCTCTCATCAAGTCACCACATTCATTGTGACCGACATCCAAGCTGGCTGTGGCATGTCGTTTCTGCATCGCTCTCTGCTTTAACTTACTGGTTTAAGAGTTTATTGCAAAAGTTTTCAGCCGTATTCGGCTACAACAGTTAAGTGTTGAAATCCGGTGATGTATCAAGTGTTACTTGAGGTGCTGAACAATCTATTGACTATCTTTTATTCATCCAGTTCAGCAATCAGCACttacttaatttttgaaaagagagaaagaacagCAACGGCAAAACGATCAGCTGATTGTCATTTGGCGGGAATGCAGCAGCCCCACCTAATCGCCCATGGTGTTCCAGTTAATTTGTGGATGGCTGGGCTGCGTTTGAATGGAATTAAAGGCGACAGAAGTTCTCTGCTCCATTCCAGGTCATtttttagacattttttttgtgtcatcGCAATTTTACTTTTGAGAAGCGCCTCAAATCTTGACCCCCTTTCCAAATTGCAATCGTTTTGGCTTTTCCTTCCATTGATTATTGagaaatttttgcaaatgatGCAGTTAAAGAATGACTTGAGTCCTTTTGTTAACTCATATGGCGCTCGTATTTCGCCATTTTGGCGCCATTTCTGCTGCGATATTGTCATAAAGTGGGAAAGGGCTATAGCTGACATCACATTTGATCTGACTAAGAATACGGGCCTTTTTTTAGTAATAATTGGGGAGAGGTAAAAGATTAGCTGTTTCCCGCcaatttcattgatttttcactggaaaataaacttaataaaatttaaataacctaataataatatttataatattaatttagataaaataataataaaaaatataatttcatatgaatattaaaataaaaacttgacTTGTGTAAACTTTTGTAGGTCACGGCATTGAAATTGtcattttctcattttcacgATAGACGTCTGCTCGTTTAATAAAACATCAAATCAATTATTTAAAAGCCCAAAATTAGGCTAAAAACAAATGGCCAGACGTGGTCAGGATGTAATAATATGGGGGTTTTAAACATTTGAATTATCAAATAGCTGGGCTATTTAAGTAAGTCACGCACCTCGGACACTTCACTTGAGccatttttatgttttttgtttttgtttcactgtcattttatggaAAATCATTCTGTAAATTAGCATTGAGTTTTAAACCAACGACAAGTGTTGAATGACCTtgcaacattttaaattttgtttgtttgtttctttattttttattatggTTCTCCATATGAAAAAgatcttttttatttgcccCTTAATGGACGAAGAAAATTTCATCAATCGTAACACAGAATCTTTGTATTTCTCACCTGGATATGCTCGTTAATTAtatcattttctattttacgcaCATGCGGTTTGCAACAGGGCAACGTTTGGTGCTTTCAACTCGATTTCACTTCacttttacttttctattttaccaGCTCTACCACTCGAGGAATTAAAAAATGGTCGAATGAGTTGCATTCAACTTGGCTAAAGGGATAATGAATTGACAACACGGCGATTCAGTcacatttttgtatttttgaaaggAAAAGTCAATCAGTCGGTGTGTTACAGCCGAGAAAGCGAGAAATTTGACAATTTTAGTGGTTAAAGATTTCGGGTATGAGACACTCGCCTATTTTAATTTCACCGTCGACTAAGCGGATGAGATTGCATCGCCAGGAAATGAGTCAGGATTCAAACGAGAGCTGCTTCGTCCAGTAGTTTTAGGATTTCGCCCTTGTTCTTTATTCCAAAATTATCGCGTAAAATAGAGCGTGCATCGGCGCCGTCGGATACGACAGGAATTCCCAGTTGGATGAAGAGTCGAATTGCGTCGattaaattcgagtttgaattgttctgacacaaataatggagcgcATTATGTCCATAGTTGTTctttgcattgacatcaattcccagttggatgAAGAGTCGAATTGCGTCGgttaaattcgagtttgaattgtGTCCACACAACAAATGGAGCGCATTATGTCCATAGTTGGcctttgcattgacatcaattcccagttggattaAGAGTCGAATTGCGTCGgttaaattcgagtttgaattgtttccacacacaaaatggagcgcattccatTCCTTGTTGtcctttgcattgacatcaattcccagttggattaAGAGTCGAATTGCGTCGAgtaaattcgagtttgaattgttCCGACACAAATGATGGAGCGCATTATGTCCATAGTTGtcctttgcattgacatcaattcccagttggattaAGAGTCGAATTGCGTCGgttaaattcgagtttgaattgtttccacacaaaaaatggagcgcattccatTCCTCGTTGTCCTTTGCATTGGcatcaattcccagttggatgAAGAGTCGAATTGCGTCGgttaaattcgagtttgaattgttATCACACAAATCATGGAGCGCATTATGTCCATCGTTGtcctttgcattgacatcaattcccagttggattaAGAGTCGAATTGCGTCGAgtaaattcgagtttgaattgttCCGACACAAATGATGGAGCGCATTCCGTCCATCGTTGtcctttgcattgacatcaattcccagttggattaAGTCGTTGATTTTTTCTATTAGACCAGACGAAGAGTCACGACGACATAGTTGAcgcaattcttcttctttttttttaatgagctAGATTGGACAAATTTACGATTGGGTTGTTTCTTCCCTATTTAGGACATAATATTAACATTACCTTATGGTTGATGGATTCCAGTTGTTCGACGACTTTTTTCGaagttattctttttttcgggTCGTGTTCCAACATTTTCCTTAGTAAGTTATCCTCATAATATTTGCGCAATtcacgattaatttctatattaAAGCAATAAACtctttattaataaaaataaaaaggtatGGAATTAAATTGGGAATTACTTTGCATATTCACCggatttttttcaattatgtTTTTGTGAATTTCTGTTTCGCTGGAACCGTAAAGATGTTCTCCCTTCAAGAAAAGATAACCGAAAACGAGTCCCATTACAAACACATCGCTCTGGACGGTGCCCCAAAATTCTTCCTGTTCCGCCTTTTCTTCGTTGATGAGCTTTTCCAGCACTTCCGGTGCGTACCAAGTTCTGGTTCCTCTCACTCCAGACCACGAGTGTAATCCCTTTTCATTGACGGATTTGGCCAGTCCAAAATCAGACCATTTGATTATTATCTCTTGATACTTGCCAGGACTTTTCATGATGAGGATGTTACTCGGTTTAATGTCTCGATGGATTAAACGCTCTGAATGGATGTATGCCAGTCCTTTAGCTAATTGGAAAAAAACTACGATTTGACGTGGCATAGGTCCTTCGTATTTTCGGGGATCATCCGACTCCAAAAACAGTTGATCTAAAGAAGCGACACATAATTCCAATGCGTAGTACCTTGAACAtattaacgaaaacaaaaaatcaattttgaaattatGTTGTTATttaaaacgataaaaaatatGTTACATAAAGTCGTTGTCCTTTTCAAAGTGAAGAAGTTTGACGATGTTTGGATGTTCTAACTTGAGcattgcttcttcttctcttttgtcGACTTCATGTAATTCAATTCTTTTTACTGCGACTTCACGACATCCAAACTTTCCTTTAAATACCGTAGCAAAGCCACCTAGCCCGAGTAGAGCATCGTGGTCGATCAAAACTTTCATTTCCTTCTTATCTTTGTTATGCAAATAATATAACGCACTCCATCCGTTGTTGTCCTCTGTCATCAGATCCAATCCGAGCTTGGTGAAAATTTTAATTGCGTCGAGTAAAATTGGGTTTGAATTATAtcgacacaaataatggagcgcATTTGATCCATCGTTGGTCGTAGCTTTCGCGTCGATTCCGGATTgagtcaaaattttaattGCTTCAATTAAGTTTTGGCTTGAACGGTATCTACACAAATAGTGAATTGCGTTCAACCCATCGTTGTCCCTTGCAATCACGTCGATTTTGTTGTCGATGAGAAGTTTAATTGCGTTGGTTAATTTTGGGCTGGAATAGTTTCGACACAGTAGATGAAGTGCGTTCCTTCCACCGTCGTCCTTTGCGTTCAGATTAATTCCGAACTGAATGAAGTTTTGAATGTTTTCCGTTAAATCAAATAGTGAATCATGGTAACACAATTCaagcaattctttttctttttcagcaatctGAAGTGTATGAATTGAAATTCGTTAAGATGGCTGTTTGACTAACATTCAATTAGTTATACCTTATCCTTCAATTGGTCGACTACTTCTTTCGATGTAATTCTTTTGCTAGGGTCGTGctccaacatttttttaagtagATGGTCTTCATAAATTTCGCGTAATTTGCCATTAATTTCTACAATAAAGGAATGAACTCTTCATtaacagaagagaaaaatagTATGGAAGTAAATTGGGGATTACTCTGCATATTCACAGGATTTcctttttaatgtttttttcaacattaTCTCCTTTGGAACCGTAGAGATGATCTCCCTTCAGGAGAAGATAGCCGAAGACGAGGCATAGGACAAACACGTCGCTCTGAACGGTGCCTCGAGGCTCATCTCCCTCTTGCGCGTTTTCCAGCAATTTCAGGGACTCGGGGGCGCGCCATTTTGCTGTTCCTTTGATACCGCTCAACGTGAACGTCCCCCGCTCATTTACGGGTCTTGACAGTCCAAAATCAGCCCATTTGATTGTTACCTCGTCACTTCGGTCAGTTGAACGAACGGAAATGAGGATATTTGCTGGTTTAATATCTCGATGAATTAATTGATTGGAATGGATGTATTCAAGACCTAAAGCTAATTGAAGAAACACTACGATATCAGGGGGCATAGGTCCCTTGTATTTTCTGGGATCATCCGACCCCAAAAACAGTTGATCCAGCGAGGCATCACACAATTCTAATGCGTAGAATCTGTCCGCACAAACGAAACAAAGGAACATTTATTAATATATCGGTTTACTTTGGAAAACCAGATCAAATAATCTTACCTGAAGTCATTGTCACTTTCAATATGAAAAAGTTTGATGATgttcaaatgtttcaatttttgcaaacattcttcttcgtttttgttgattttgttAAGGAGAATTCTTTTCACTGCGACTTGACGGCCTTCAAATTTGCCTCTAAAAACGGATCCATAAGCACCTTCTCCTAATGTAGCATTACGTTCGaacgtaatttttttcccctccattATGTCGAGACACACCACGAAAAGAAAGTTGTTGGATGTTTCGAGTTTCCTAATGGCGCTGTTACCTTCTTTTAGCCCAAGTCAGCAAATGGCCAACGCCCTTAGTTGATATCGTCTAATCTTGAACGATCACACAGATACCACTATCGTATGCCAATCGACGTGCTACGTTTATTAGTAAAGTTTGTTTTACACAACCACTGGAGACATCTGTTATTTTTCTTGTGATTTTGATTCTTGAAAATTACATTTGACGGGGCAATTTTTAAGTGGAAATGCAGTTGCGTTTTGTGGGACTGAGTGCATCGAAGATGGGCTACATAATTAAAGCGTTACTGTTAAGTGGTTTTATTTATCGCCGTTGGTTCAACATTCACTGattaaattttattcttttattttgcagTTGTTTTTGCCAGCCGCTTACCCGAGCTGGAAAGAGAAAACTGGTCATGAAGAGGAGAGTCGTACAGATGCTTGGACGGATAACTGGGCCGGCGAGAACGCAAGGTAATCTACATCTCTCGTGTCACATCTGCATGGTTTTGTGCTTTTAAAGTACGTAGTCTGCAGCGAACGAGTTCGACGTCCCTCTGTGCAAATGTTGATGGAAACCAGTTAGGCCCTATGCTGTGTAGTCACACTGCATGTTTGTGAACGAGTGAGCTGCATCGCACTTGTCTTAATTGGAACAGGTTATGTATTAATTAAAGCGATGTCGACCCGATGTGCTGGTCTAGTTGTGCAGGTGTTGGCAAGCCAAGCCAACAGAATTAGTCGACTCGTTATGGCTCTACCATAGTAAATGGTATTATGTTGAtacttcatttaaaaaaaaaagaaaacttacaCGGAGAggataaaaataaagaatagtAATTATTTTGACAAATATTATgggatttaaaatgaattaaaCAAATACGTTTAGCCATTTAACCGTTCAATGAGTAAACTTGAAATGTGTTCCCTTGTTTTGGTTCAAATTGTCAAAATGGCAATAGAAGAGAAATGTgacgagaagaaaaacaaacaatggcaACGTCATTGCACACCCCTCTTCCTTTCTTCAAGTTGATCGCCATTTAAGATGTCGCTCTTTTGTGCGAACGTCCCAGAAACGAGGCTCTGTCTCTAGtcttaatttaaattatttaatttgattgagagaaatttaattaatttcgTTTTATTGCAAAAGTGGGATCATTAATTATTGGTTTCGTTgaacaattattttaatttaatagTTAACATGTCGGGAAGTGAACAGACTGCCAATTACTTGATGTA
Proteins encoded in this region:
- the LOC116920289 gene encoding ribonuclease P protein subunit p40 — its product is MISPEVVNFDPPRFLNQEYTVKRDQILNKVPSEEFGNHFHGITAVLPGEIPEIAEIQDFFLDSIFYRVEKFPVHKLLEPDFLSAFIKKGSLDARTLGTWSDVDQSIIFESGKLHLSVGKDVYQELGLSGHTEITSSRKQTATYRVTIDVRDEKFIPDCKYYKRVFWCLKNQVCLQFDWIMSWQPHDVDICPSSFAAYLDLLGFGVAQCKPMFEERILTQTHIPMLHPETDLLDVIEWVGAAALNITCPKEEDYASSMICPEPSYKSEKVHILKWRGFFPSSQAKQLLGVILRLHPEVTETTQPAWLNLTFHGFDEFRTAPNIWSVFTTTSDACHVFTSQTSRRKIK
- the LOC116920218 gene encoding uncharacterized protein LOC116920218 isoform X2, with the translated sequence MNQEPEKLLNDILSHPSKQKRRIAKYTPTKNTKISEVRPRRSKQQPRLDNNPVNRVENSPDDSKNFVDVKEIMKDMSKLLPHIVLQRVPFPRVAAPSQLQLAEQQESSANHDKEEQSRSETASSSLEEGGSRSAELGSLHPIEENCLILDVFLSGDKKEDDAKLKSTVIVQSATDPEVVPEESISKEKSCISENIENSVAADGPAVILDVNLDICVEGGGHVGLNDVKITGQKRSVSSQEVKKSPEVKPLRGRLGRTPKAMAVEPVKTRGRIVNSRRKLAEPSLDPFPSRNSTDVTEKPEAIQSLGVTAKEKVVHENVQVISEKKGSLAEEQKFAINSVVGLPDNMEIVKENDADAVSSITSQEEIKIVDLEEAASNEEVNLLTGVKPSKILRGRRGREPTTGKIKDASGQSSDAETTNSSVVAHQTTNTSLCTEKATSSSEIRMTLNSFVQMTRVPEVEALAAAMKLNGSKTSVKRPRRYMTDPSPEVELSAESAAIGLKRVRKKKKFF
- the LOC116920218 gene encoding uncharacterized protein LOC116920218 isoform X1; translated protein: MNQEPEKLLNDILSHPSKQKRRIAKYTPTKNTKISEVRPRRSKQQPRLDNNPVNRVENSPDDSKNFVDVKEIMKDMSKLLPHIVLQRVPFPRVAAPSQLQLAEQQESSANHDKEEQSRSETASSSLEEGGSRSAELGSLHPIEENCLILDVFLSGDKKEDDAKLKSTVIVQSATDPEVVPEESISKEKSCISENIENSVAADGPAVILDVNLDICVEGGGHVGLNDVKITGQKRSVSSQEVKKSPEVKPLRGRLGRTPKAMAVEPVKTRGRIVNSRRKLAEPSLDPFPSRNSTDVTEKPEAIQSLGVTAKEKVVHENVQVISEKKGSLAEEQKFAINSVVGLPDNMEIVKENDADAVSSITSQEEIKIVDLEEAASNEEVNLLTGVKPSKILRGRRGREPTTGKIKDASGQSSDAETTNSSVVAHQTSMEKSLTSTANTSLCTEKATSSSEIRMTLNSFVQMTRVPEVEALAAAMKLNGSKTSVKRPRRYMTDPSPEVELSAESAAIGLKRVRKKKKFF
- the LOC116936142 gene encoding serine/threonine-protein kinase/endoribonuclease IRE2, which gives rise to MEGKKITFERNATLGEGAYGSVFRGKFEGRQVAVKRILLNKINKNEEECLQKLKHLNIIKLFHIESDNDFRFYALELCDASLDQLFLGSDDPRKYKGPMPPDIVVFLQLALGLEYIHSNQLIHRDIKPANILISVRSTDRSDEVTIKWADFGLSRPVNERGTFTLSGIKGTAKWRAPESLKLLENAQEGDEPRGTVQSDVFVLCLVFGYLLLKGDHLYGSKGDNVEKNIKKEIL